One genomic segment of Intestinimonas butyriciproducens includes these proteins:
- the carB gene encoding carbamoyl-phosphate synthase large subunit, translated as MPKNQNIKKVLVLGSGPIVIGQAAEFDYAGTQACRALKEEGVEVVLVNSNPATIMTDKDIADHVYIEPLNIASVTQVIQIERPDSILPTLGGQTGLNLAMNLHEQGILEEYNVRLLGTSPESIRKAEDRQGFKDAMEELGQPCVTSDVVESVEDAVGFANSIGYPVIVRPAYTLGGTGGGIAYDEPSLREIADRGIHMSRVGQVLIERSIAGWKEIEFEVMRDSAGNVIQICSMENIDPVGVHTGDSIVVAPTQTLANKEYQMLRTASLDIISALRIEGGCNVQLALNPDSYEYAVIEVNPRVSRSSALASKATGYPIAKVAAKIALGYTLDEIPNAVTGKTTACFEPTLDYCVLKIPRLPFDKFTTASRTLGTQMKATGEVMAIGNSFEGALMKAIRSLELPVKSLRLDGLDELYTEEIEERLANVDDQRLFVVAEALRRGFSPEKINKITQMDIWFLDRFQNIVDMEDRLERGHLDRDTLYLAKEMGFSDAWIAALSGKTAAAIKALRGELGIVPSFKMVDTCAAEFEAQTPYYYSTYDAENEAVQPHEWGDAPVCETLRAAEAHGYAPDPEKKKVLVLGSGPIRIGQGIEFDYCSVHSVWAFRRMGYETIIINNNPETVSTDFDVADKLYFEPLTPEDVENVVELEKPWGAVVQFGGQTAIKLAKALTDMGVPILGTSSDGVDAAEDRERFDEILQQCGIPRAAGKTVFTTEEALAAANEVGYPVLVRPSYVLGGQGMEIAYHDRNITEFMRIINQTVQEHPILVDKYLMGREVEVDGVFDGEDILIPGIMEHVERAGVHSGDSISVYPPLHIEDQHKETILRYTYELAKALGVIGLINIQFILYNDQVYVIEVNPRSSRTIPYISKVTGVPIIDLATKVMLGEKLKDLGFGTGIYPEAPYFAVKMPVFSFEKLTDVDTGLGPEMKSTGEVLGIAESFPQALLKAFKGANMKVPKKGGRVIVTVKDEDKGEMVGIARGLEEMGIEILATSGTCDALNAAGVPSRKVARVSQAHPNILDMIASGSVDLVINTPTRGRKHDTDGFKIRRAAVEHSVACVTAIDTAHAILTVREQGRSADLRPIDITKI; from the coding sequence ATGCCGAAGAACCAAAATATCAAGAAGGTACTGGTGCTGGGCTCGGGCCCCATCGTGATCGGACAGGCCGCCGAATTTGACTACGCGGGCACTCAGGCCTGCAGGGCCCTCAAGGAGGAGGGCGTGGAGGTGGTGCTGGTCAACTCAAACCCGGCCACCATCATGACTGATAAGGACATTGCGGACCATGTCTATATTGAACCTCTGAACATCGCTTCGGTGACCCAGGTCATTCAGATAGAGCGGCCTGACTCCATCCTGCCCACACTGGGCGGACAGACGGGCCTCAATCTTGCCATGAATCTCCATGAGCAGGGGATTTTAGAGGAGTACAACGTCCGGCTTCTGGGGACTTCCCCGGAGTCTATCCGCAAGGCGGAGGACCGTCAGGGCTTCAAGGACGCCATGGAGGAGTTGGGCCAGCCCTGCGTGACTTCCGATGTGGTGGAGTCTGTGGAGGACGCCGTGGGTTTTGCAAACTCCATCGGTTATCCTGTGATCGTCCGTCCGGCTTATACGCTGGGCGGCACCGGCGGCGGCATCGCATACGACGAGCCCTCTCTGCGGGAGATCGCGGACCGGGGCATCCATATGTCCCGGGTGGGACAGGTCCTGATCGAACGGTCCATCGCCGGGTGGAAGGAGATCGAATTCGAGGTCATGCGGGACTCCGCGGGCAATGTGATCCAGATCTGCTCCATGGAGAACATCGACCCCGTGGGCGTACACACCGGCGACTCCATCGTGGTGGCGCCCACCCAGACACTGGCCAACAAGGAGTATCAAATGCTCCGCACCGCCTCTCTGGACATCATCTCCGCCCTGAGGATCGAGGGGGGCTGTAATGTCCAACTGGCGCTGAACCCAGATTCCTACGAATATGCGGTCATCGAGGTGAATCCCCGGGTGAGCCGCTCCTCCGCGCTGGCATCCAAGGCCACCGGCTATCCCATTGCCAAGGTGGCGGCCAAGATCGCGCTTGGGTATACCCTGGACGAAATCCCCAATGCGGTGACGGGGAAAACCACCGCCTGCTTCGAGCCCACGCTGGACTACTGTGTGCTGAAGATCCCGCGCCTGCCCTTTGACAAGTTCACCACCGCCAGCCGGACCCTGGGGACGCAGATGAAGGCCACAGGTGAGGTCATGGCCATCGGAAATTCCTTTGAGGGGGCCCTTATGAAGGCCATCCGCTCTCTGGAACTGCCCGTCAAATCCCTGCGGTTGGACGGCCTGGACGAGCTCTACACCGAGGAGATCGAGGAGCGTCTCGCCAATGTGGACGACCAACGGCTTTTTGTCGTGGCCGAAGCGCTCCGCCGAGGGTTTTCGCCAGAGAAGATCAACAAGATCACCCAGATGGACATCTGGTTCCTGGACCGCTTCCAGAACATCGTGGACATGGAGGACCGGCTGGAGCGGGGCCATCTGGACCGGGACACTCTGTATCTGGCCAAGGAGATGGGCTTCTCCGACGCCTGGATCGCGGCCCTCTCGGGAAAGACCGCCGCTGCGATCAAAGCCCTGCGGGGGGAGCTGGGCATTGTCCCATCCTTCAAGATGGTGGATACCTGCGCCGCCGAGTTTGAGGCGCAGACCCCCTACTACTATTCCACCTATGACGCGGAGAACGAGGCGGTGCAGCCCCATGAGTGGGGGGACGCACCGGTCTGCGAGACGCTTCGAGCCGCTGAAGCCCATGGCTATGCGCCGGACCCGGAAAAGAAAAAAGTGCTGGTGCTGGGCTCCGGCCCCATCCGTATCGGACAGGGCATTGAGTTCGACTACTGCTCCGTTCACTCTGTATGGGCCTTCCGCCGCATGGGTTATGAGACCATCATCATTAATAATAACCCGGAAACCGTCTCCACTGACTTCGATGTGGCGGACAAGCTCTATTTTGAGCCGCTGACTCCCGAGGATGTGGAGAACGTGGTGGAGCTGGAAAAGCCCTGGGGCGCGGTGGTCCAGTTCGGCGGGCAGACCGCCATCAAGCTGGCCAAGGCCCTCACAGATATGGGAGTGCCCATTCTGGGCACCTCCTCCGACGGCGTGGACGCGGCGGAGGACCGGGAGCGTTTCGATGAGATCCTCCAGCAGTGCGGTATTCCCCGTGCGGCCGGCAAAACGGTCTTTACCACCGAAGAGGCGCTGGCCGCCGCCAATGAAGTGGGGTATCCCGTGCTGGTCCGGCCCTCTTATGTGCTGGGCGGGCAGGGGATGGAGATCGCCTATCACGACCGGAACATTACCGAGTTTATGCGCATCATTAACCAGACGGTACAGGAGCACCCCATCCTGGTAGACAAATACCTCATGGGCCGCGAGGTGGAAGTGGACGGCGTCTTTGACGGCGAGGATATCCTGATTCCCGGCATCATGGAGCATGTGGAGCGGGCCGGGGTCCATTCCGGCGACTCCATTTCCGTTTACCCGCCCCTTCACATTGAGGATCAGCACAAAGAGACCATCCTCAGATACACCTATGAACTGGCCAAGGCACTGGGGGTCATCGGCCTCATCAACATCCAATTCATCCTCTATAACGACCAGGTCTATGTGATCGAAGTGAATCCCCGCTCCAGCCGGACCATACCTTATATCTCCAAGGTTACCGGGGTGCCCATCATCGACTTGGCCACTAAGGTCATGCTGGGAGAGAAGTTGAAGGATCTGGGCTTTGGCACCGGCATCTACCCGGAGGCTCCATATTTTGCGGTCAAGATGCCTGTGTTTTCCTTTGAGAAGCTCACCGATGTGGATACCGGTCTGGGACCGGAGATGAAGTCCACCGGCGAGGTGCTGGGGATCGCGGAATCCTTCCCACAGGCGCTGCTGAAGGCATTTAAGGGTGCCAACATGAAGGTGCCTAAAAAGGGCGGCCGTGTCATTGTCACCGTGAAGGACGAGGATAAGGGGGAGATGGTCGGCATCGCCCGCGGCCTGGAGGAGATGGGGATCGAGATACTGGCCACCTCTGGGACCTGCGATGCCCTCAACGCCGCCGGGGTCCCGTCCAGGAAGGTGGCCCGCGTCTCCCAGGCCCACCCCAATATTCTGGATATGATCGCCTCCGGATCTGTGGACCTGGTGATCAATACTCCCACCAGGGGCCGCAAGCACGACACCGACGGATTCAAGATCCGCCGCGCTGCGGTGGAGCATTCGGTGGCCTGTGTCACCGCCATCGATACGGCGCACGCCATTCTGACGGTCCGGGAGCAGGGGAGAAGCGCCGACCTGCGGCCCATCGACATCACGAAAATCTGA